From a single Bradyrhizobium sediminis genomic region:
- a CDS encoding flagellin N-terminal helical domain-containing protein, whose translation MSLSNITLSSSVRQNLLSLQDTANLLSTTQTRLATGKKVNSALDNPTNFFTAAGLDARASDIGNLLDSIGNGVQVLQAANTGITSLSKLVDTAKSIANQALQQPGGYSTKASLKTDAPSGAGALATPGTATDLTNAGTNSLQGKTLIFKTSATATTTLTISNVAGAGNVNSIDAINTALSTAGVQLTASVDTTGAITFTSSNDAASQTITKTGAFAAPPAGSSSSVDISGTVGTTAAVTAAVADVNSQNTRAGLVAQYNQIIQQITTTAQDASFNGVNLLNGDTLKLVFNETGKSTSTIAGVTFNPNGLGLGAATVGTDFIDNVATNKVLTALNTASTTLRSQASAFGANLSIVQIRQDFSKNLINVLQTGSSNLTLADANEEAANSQALSTRQSIAVSALALANQSNQSVLQLLR comes from the coding sequence ATGTCTCTCTCCAACATTACGCTCTCGTCTTCGGTTCGCCAGAACCTGCTCTCGCTGCAGGACACCGCGAACTTGCTCTCGACCACGCAGACCCGCCTCGCCACCGGCAAGAAGGTCAACAGCGCGCTCGACAACCCGACCAACTTCTTCACCGCCGCCGGCCTCGACGCCCGCGCCAGCGACATCGGCAACCTGCTCGACAGCATCGGCAACGGCGTCCAGGTGCTGCAGGCCGCCAACACCGGCATCACCTCGCTGTCAAAGCTGGTCGATACCGCGAAGTCGATCGCCAACCAGGCGCTGCAGCAGCCGGGCGGCTACAGCACCAAAGCCAGCCTCAAAACTGACGCGCCGTCCGGCGCCGGTGCGCTCGCCACCCCAGGTACCGCCACCGATCTGACCAACGCCGGCACGAACTCGCTGCAAGGTAAGACGCTGATCTTCAAGACCTCAGCGACCGCGACGACTACACTGACCATCAGCAATGTGGCCGGTGCCGGCAATGTCAACTCGATCGACGCGATCAACACGGCGCTTTCGACGGCTGGCGTTCAACTGACCGCAAGCGTTGACACTACGGGTGCGATTACCTTCACGTCTTCCAACGATGCGGCTTCGCAGACCATCACCAAGACCGGCGCCTTCGCTGCGCCGCCCGCTGGTTCGTCGAGCTCGGTGGATATTTCCGGCACGGTTGGCACCACTGCGGCGGTTACCGCGGCGGTCGCCGACGTCAACTCGCAGAACACCCGTGCGGGTCTCGTTGCTCAGTACAACCAGATCATCCAGCAGATCACGACGACGGCGCAGGACGCGTCCTTCAACGGCGTCAACCTGCTGAACGGCGACACGCTGAAGCTGGTGTTCAACGAAACCGGCAAGTCGACGTCGACGATCGCAGGCGTGACCTTCAATCCGAACGGTCTCGGCCTGGGCGCGGCCACCGTGGGCACTGACTTCATCGACAACGTCGCCACCAACAAGGTGCTGACCGCGCTGAACACCGCCAGCACCACGCTGCGCTCGCAGGCCTCGGCCTTCGGTGCCAACCTCTCGATCGTGCAGATCCGTCAGGACTTCTCGAAGAACCTGATCAACGTGCTGCAGACCGGGTCGTCCAACCTGACCTTGGCCGATGCCAACGAGGAAGCGGCCAACAGCCAGGCGCTGTCGACCCGCCAGTCGATCGCGGTCTCCGCGCTCGCGCTCGCCAACCAGTCGAACCAGAGCGTTCTGCAACTCCTGCGCTGA
- a CDS encoding flagellar biosynthesis protein FlgL, translated as MTVSGVGIKTSILASRILNLQSRFDDLQTQLATGKKSNTYAGMGANRGFAIGLRAQISNIDAFADTMTNVRTRIDVANAALTRIVGIGTTVQGAATTSSTQITSNGQTIAQGTARSSLDEMLSLLNSRSGDRYLFSGRATDTPAAAATDDILNGVGAQAGLKQLIAERKQADVGSGTGRLTQATPTATSISLTEDAGPFGLKLVAITSSAASVTITGPAGSPATESLDLGATNLNAGDTITLAFNLPDGTTENVQLTATTTTPPQAGQFLIGANSTATAANLNTALTTAVDGLANGALVAASAMKASSEFFSGSPVPRVSGPPFATATAQVPGTAANTLSWYSGETGTDSARGTAVARVDDAITVQYGARANEPALTAQLQTIAAMAAMTTTTGDPNASAQIGALYQRVATKLLVQTGQQSVQDIAADFAGAQTAMKSAADRQTQTRNTAETMLQSIEGVTDAEVTAKLLAVQNSLNASYQTTAMLFQTTLLRYL; from the coding sequence ATGACGGTCAGCGGCGTAGGCATCAAGACATCAATTCTGGCATCGCGAATCCTGAATCTGCAAAGCCGGTTCGACGATCTGCAGACTCAGCTGGCCACTGGCAAGAAATCGAACACCTATGCCGGCATGGGCGCCAACCGCGGCTTCGCCATCGGGTTGCGTGCGCAGATCAGCAACATCGACGCTTTCGCGGACACGATGACCAACGTCAGAACGCGCATCGACGTCGCCAACGCAGCACTGACGCGGATTGTCGGGATCGGAACCACGGTGCAGGGCGCGGCGACGACGTCCTCGACCCAGATCACCAGCAATGGCCAGACCATTGCCCAAGGTACGGCACGCAGTTCGCTCGACGAGATGCTGAGCCTGCTGAACAGCCGGTCGGGCGATCGCTATCTGTTTTCCGGGCGCGCCACCGACACGCCGGCCGCGGCGGCGACCGACGACATTCTCAACGGCGTCGGCGCGCAGGCGGGCCTCAAGCAGCTGATCGCGGAGCGCAAGCAGGCCGACGTCGGCTCCGGCACCGGTCGGCTGACACAGGCGACGCCGACGGCGACGTCGATTTCATTGACCGAGGACGCCGGTCCGTTTGGCCTGAAGCTCGTCGCGATCACCTCGTCGGCCGCAAGCGTCACGATCACCGGGCCGGCCGGCTCGCCGGCCACCGAGTCGCTCGATCTCGGCGCGACCAACCTGAACGCTGGCGACACCATCACGCTGGCGTTCAATCTACCGGACGGCACCACCGAAAACGTGCAGTTGACCGCGACCACGACGACGCCGCCGCAGGCCGGCCAGTTCCTGATCGGCGCCAACTCGACCGCGACCGCCGCCAACCTCAACACTGCGTTGACCACCGCCGTCGACGGCCTCGCCAACGGCGCCCTGGTCGCGGCGTCCGCGATGAAGGCGTCCAGCGAATTTTTCAGCGGCAGCCCGGTGCCGCGCGTCAGCGGTCCGCCGTTCGCCACCGCGACGGCGCAGGTGCCCGGCACGGCTGCGAATACGCTCTCCTGGTATAGTGGTGAAACCGGCACCGACTCCGCGCGCGGCACCGCAGTGGCACGCGTCGACGACGCCATCACCGTGCAATATGGCGCCCGCGCGAACGAGCCGGCGCTGACGGCGCAATTGCAGACCATCGCGGCCATGGCCGCCATGACCACCACGACCGGCGACCCGAACGCCAGCGCCCAGATCGGCGCGCTTTATCAGCGGGTCGCGACAAAACTTCTGGTGCAGACCGGCCAGCAGAGCGTCCAGGACATAGCGGCGGATTTTGCCGGTGCGCAAACCGCGATGAAGTCGGCAGCAGATCGCCAGACCCAGACCCGGAACACCGCGGAGACGATGCTGCAATCGATCGAAGGCGTCACCGACGCGGAGGTCACGGCGAAACTGCTCGCCGTGCAGAACAGCCTCAACGCGTCGTACCAGACGACTGCGATGCTGTTCCAAACCACGCTGCTGAGATACCTCTAG